The Gordonia sp. KTR9 genome contains a region encoding:
- a CDS encoding isocitrate/isopropylmalate dehydrogenase family protein, with the protein MGLRDRRFGVLTGDGIGPEIVPVAVAIADAAAGRESIEIDWQELPFGSSAIASHGDPVPAQTLSALDELGFWIVGPHDSAAYPPGHGDRTPGATLRTRYELFANLRPARGFMGVPALRPDIDVLIVRENTEGFYADRNMAAGSGEFMPNPDVALAVGLITRAASERIARVACAAAIERAGTDRQPRLTIVHKANVLRMTTGLFRDACRDVAAEFPEVEVSEQHVDAMAALLVRRPADFDVLVTENLFGDVLSDLAGELAGSLGIAGSVNSSESRVMAQATHGAAPDIAGRGIANPVAMIVSVAMGFRRYGLMTDDAALVAAGARIDAAVADTLAHTATRDLGGGAGTAEFGDAVVRRIAEA; encoded by the coding sequence ATGGGCCTGCGCGACAGGAGGTTCGGCGTCCTCACCGGCGACGGGATCGGACCGGAGATCGTACCCGTGGCAGTCGCGATCGCGGATGCTGCCGCCGGACGGGAGTCGATCGAGATCGACTGGCAGGAGCTGCCTTTCGGGTCGTCGGCCATCGCCTCGCACGGCGACCCGGTACCCGCGCAGACTCTGTCGGCCCTCGACGAGCTCGGATTCTGGATCGTGGGACCCCACGACTCGGCCGCGTACCCGCCCGGCCACGGCGATCGGACACCGGGTGCCACGCTCCGTACCCGCTACGAGCTGTTTGCAAATCTCCGTCCGGCACGCGGTTTTATGGGCGTACCGGCGCTCCGGCCCGACATCGACGTGCTGATCGTGCGGGAGAACACCGAAGGCTTCTACGCCGATCGCAACATGGCGGCCGGCAGCGGCGAGTTCATGCCGAACCCGGACGTGGCGCTCGCGGTCGGGCTGATCACCCGCGCGGCCTCGGAGAGAATCGCGCGGGTCGCGTGCGCCGCCGCGATCGAGCGCGCGGGTACCGACCGGCAACCGCGGCTGACGATCGTGCACAAGGCCAACGTCCTGCGTATGACCACCGGCCTGTTCCGGGATGCGTGCCGCGACGTCGCCGCCGAGTTCCCCGAGGTGGAGGTGTCCGAGCAACACGTCGACGCGATGGCGGCCCTGCTCGTCCGGCGCCCCGCCGACTTCGACGTCCTCGTCACCGAGAACCTCTTCGGCGACGTCCTGTCCGATCTCGCCGGCGAATTGGCCGGCTCGCTGGGCATCGCGGGTTCGGTCAACAGCTCGGAGTCCCGGGTGATGGCGCAGGCGACACACGGGGCGGCGCCCGACATCGCCGGACGCGGCATCGCGAATCCGGTCGCGATGATCGTCTCGGTGGCAATGGGATTCCGGCGTTACGGCCTGATGACGGACGACGCGGCACTCGTCGCGGCCGGCGCCCGGATCGACGCCGCGGTCGCCGACACACTTGCGCACACCGCAACCCGCGATCTCGGTGGTGGCGCGGGGACCGCGGAGTTCGGGGACGCGGTGGTCCGGCGGATCGCGGAGGCGTGA
- the polA gene encoding DNA polymerase I → MSPAQSSPATTPATATGTTGKAAAGAKGKTRQPVLMLLDGHSLAYRAFFALPAENFKTHSGQTTNAVYGFTSMLINLLRDEEPTHIAAAFDVSRKTFRSEMYPEYKAQRSKSPDEFNGQVDLTKEVLDALGVSVLAIEGYEADDIIATLATRAREDGYKVLIVTGDRDSLQLVDSSTTVLYPRKGVSDLTRFTPEEVEKKYGLTPAQYPDYAALRGDPSDNLPGIPGVGEKTASKWIREYGSLAALVDHVDEVKGKVGDALRARLASVQTNRQLTELVRDMQLPASPDDLAMVGWDRDRIHQLFDDLEFRVLRDRLFSTLSSVEPEAEAGFDLDGAVLGAGEVAGWLTEHARTGRVGLAITAPHVVVGSDPTGVAIAAADGTSAYVDVTALNPEDEAALGDWFADPSASKAVHEAKWAVHALRSRGWKLDGVTSDTSLAAYLVRPGQRTFNLDDLALRYLRRELRADGGPGDGQMSLLDDDSDGRVAEQHMLEARAVQELADTLDTELDRIDSKPLLTEMELPLSFVLADAEAAGIAVDVDHFGALERMFADRIRAAAEAAYEVIGEQINLGSPKQLQTVLFDKLDMPKTKKTKTGYTTDADALQSLYEKTEHPFLAHLLEHRDATRLKVTVDGLLKSVADDGRIHTTFNQTIAATGRLSSTEPNLQNIPVRTEAGREIRRGFVVGADTATGVPYDCLMTADYSQIEMRIMAHLSEDAGLIEAFNTGEDLHNFVGSRAFGVPIDEVTTEMRHRVKAMSYGLAYGLSAFGLAAQLKISRDEAKEQMEAYFARFGGVRDYLHDVVAEARRNEYTATLFGRRRYLPDLNSDNWQRRQSAERMALNAPIQGTAADIIKVAMINVHKRLAAEGLTSRTLLQVHDELVIEVAAGERESVEAVVREEMGNAITLSVPLEVSVGFGRSWDDAAH, encoded by the coding sequence GTGAGTCCAGCGCAGAGTTCCCCGGCAACGACCCCCGCCACGGCAACCGGAACGACGGGCAAGGCGGCCGCCGGCGCCAAGGGCAAGACCAGGCAGCCGGTGTTGATGCTGCTCGACGGGCACTCGCTGGCCTATCGGGCGTTCTTCGCGCTGCCGGCGGAGAACTTCAAGACGCATTCCGGCCAGACGACCAACGCCGTCTACGGCTTCACCTCGATGCTGATCAACCTGCTGCGCGACGAGGAACCGACCCACATCGCCGCCGCCTTCGACGTCTCCCGGAAGACCTTCCGGTCGGAGATGTATCCCGAGTACAAGGCGCAGCGATCCAAGTCGCCCGACGAGTTCAACGGACAGGTGGATCTCACCAAGGAGGTTCTCGATGCGCTGGGGGTCTCGGTGCTGGCCATCGAGGGATACGAGGCCGACGACATCATCGCGACCCTCGCGACCCGGGCTCGTGAGGACGGGTACAAGGTCCTGATCGTCACCGGCGACCGCGACTCGCTGCAACTCGTCGACTCCTCGACCACCGTGCTCTATCCACGCAAGGGAGTCTCCGACCTCACCCGGTTCACGCCCGAGGAGGTCGAGAAGAAATACGGTCTCACCCCCGCCCAGTACCCCGACTACGCCGCGCTGCGCGGCGACCCCAGCGACAACCTGCCGGGCATACCCGGCGTCGGGGAGAAGACCGCCTCCAAGTGGATCCGTGAGTACGGATCGCTCGCCGCGCTCGTCGATCATGTCGACGAGGTCAAGGGCAAGGTGGGCGACGCGTTGCGCGCGCGTCTGGCGTCGGTGCAGACCAACCGCCAGCTGACCGAGCTCGTCCGGGACATGCAGCTGCCGGCGTCGCCCGACGACCTGGCCATGGTCGGGTGGGACCGCGATCGCATCCACCAGCTCTTCGACGACCTGGAGTTCCGGGTCTTGCGGGATCGTCTCTTCTCGACGCTGAGTTCCGTTGAGCCAGAGGCCGAAGCAGGGTTCGATCTCGACGGAGCGGTCCTGGGTGCGGGCGAGGTCGCCGGCTGGCTCACCGAGCACGCCCGCACCGGCCGCGTCGGTCTGGCCATCACCGCGCCGCACGTCGTCGTGGGGTCGGACCCGACGGGCGTGGCGATCGCGGCCGCAGACGGGACGTCGGCGTATGTCGACGTGACCGCGCTGAACCCGGAAGACGAGGCGGCACTGGGGGACTGGTTCGCCGACCCGTCCGCGTCGAAGGCGGTCCACGAGGCGAAGTGGGCCGTCCACGCGCTCCGCTCGCGCGGCTGGAAGCTCGACGGCGTCACCAGCGACACCTCGCTCGCGGCCTACCTCGTGCGGCCCGGACAGCGAACCTTCAACCTCGACGATCTCGCGCTGCGATACCTGCGTCGTGAACTCCGGGCCGACGGCGGTCCGGGCGACGGCCAGATGTCGCTGCTCGACGACGACTCCGACGGTCGCGTCGCCGAGCAGCACATGCTGGAGGCGCGAGCGGTCCAGGAACTCGCCGACACGCTCGACACCGAACTCGACCGGATCGACTCCAAGCCCCTGCTGACCGAGATGGAATTGCCGCTGTCCTTCGTGCTGGCCGACGCCGAGGCTGCCGGGATCGCGGTCGACGTTGACCACTTCGGTGCTCTCGAGCGGATGTTCGCCGACCGGATCCGCGCCGCGGCCGAGGCGGCGTACGAGGTCATCGGAGAACAGATCAACCTCGGTTCCCCCAAGCAGTTGCAGACCGTCCTCTTCGACAAGCTCGACATGCCGAAGACGAAGAAGACCAAGACCGGTTACACCACCGACGCCGACGCGCTGCAGTCTCTCTACGAGAAGACCGAGCACCCGTTCCTCGCGCACCTTCTGGAGCACCGCGATGCGACGCGGCTGAAGGTCACCGTCGACGGCCTCCTGAAGTCGGTCGCCGACGACGGGCGTATCCACACGACGTTCAACCAGACGATCGCCGCCACCGGACGCCTGTCGTCCACCGAACCGAATCTGCAGAACATCCCGGTGCGCACGGAGGCGGGCCGGGAGATCCGCCGCGGCTTCGTCGTCGGCGCCGACACCGCGACCGGCGTGCCCTACGACTGCCTGATGACCGCCGACTACAGCCAGATCGAGATGCGGATCATGGCGCACCTGTCGGAGGATGCCGGCCTGATCGAGGCGTTCAACACCGGTGAGGACCTCCACAACTTCGTCGGGTCACGCGCCTTCGGTGTGCCGATCGACGAGGTCACCACCGAGATGCGTCACCGAGTGAAGGCCATGTCCTACGGGCTCGCCTACGGCCTCAGCGCCTTCGGGCTCGCGGCCCAGCTCAAGATCAGTCGTGATGAGGCCAAGGAGCAGATGGAGGCGTACTTCGCGCGATTCGGCGGGGTGCGCGACTATCTGCACGACGTGGTCGCCGAGGCCCGTCGCAACGAGTACACCGCGACGCTGTTCGGCAGGCGTCGCTACCTGCCCGACCTGAACAGCGACAACTGGCAGCGTCGGCAGTCCGCGGAGCGAATGGCGCTCAATGCGCCCATCCAGGGCACCGCGGCGGACATCATCAAGGTCGCGATGATCAACGTGCACAAGCGTCTTGCGGCCGAAGGTCTCACGTCGCGGACGCTTCTCCAGGTCCACGACGAACTCGTGATCGAGGTCGCCGCCGGCGAGCGGGAATCCGTCGAAGCGGTGGTGCGCGAGGAGATGGGCAATGCCATCACCCTGTCGGTGCCGCTGGAGGTGTCGGTCGGTTTCGGTCGGTCTTGGGACGACGCAGCGCACTGA
- a CDS encoding GNAT family N-acetyltransferase: MIPVTVSTTTDLELASRLLAQAFADDPVTVWMQPDTSRHLVMFRTLLKYSHGPNATLDLAMRDGQPVGAAAWDPPGHKVSAKAQTLSMWGFFRAMGSRMSRGAKLEAEFGKRRPKEPHWYLGQIGAPVHGVGVGTTLLRHRLDQIDGPSYLECSNVRNVPLYERFGFEVTEEFELPMDGPKVWAMYRPV; encoded by the coding sequence ATGATCCCGGTCACCGTCTCGACCACGACAGACCTCGAACTCGCCAGCAGGTTGCTCGCGCAGGCATTCGCCGACGACCCGGTGACGGTGTGGATGCAACCGGACACGTCGCGGCACCTCGTCATGTTCCGCACGCTGTTGAAGTACAGCCACGGGCCGAACGCGACGCTGGACCTCGCGATGCGCGACGGACAACCGGTCGGTGCCGCCGCGTGGGATCCGCCCGGACACAAGGTGTCGGCGAAGGCGCAGACCCTGTCGATGTGGGGCTTCTTCCGGGCGATGGGTTCCCGGATGAGCCGCGGTGCCAAACTCGAGGCGGAGTTCGGCAAGCGCAGGCCCAAGGAACCCCACTGGTATCTCGGGCAGATCGGCGCCCCGGTCCACGGCGTGGGTGTCGGCACCACCCTCTTGCGCCACCGGCTCGACCAGATCGACGGTCCGTCCTACCTCGAGTGCTCGAACGTCCGCAATGTCCCGCTCTACGAGCGATTCGGCTTCGAGGTGACCGAGGAGTTCGAGTTGCCGATGGACGGTCCGAAGGTGTGGGCCATGTACCGGCCGGTGTGA
- a CDS encoding branched-chain amino acid ABC transporter permease codes for MLLLVAASILCGLFGTATASAAPGDEVRVFGVLRNGTEKVEGVDLEAKDASGAVVGTATSSATGAWSINVPPGQYTIVIDTDSLPDGVEVQKSELPVDVSGGTPRPVIFSFGDVRTGTEVSAISELTRLAIDGIRFGLIIAITGVGLSLIFGTTGLTNFAHGELVTLGAVIAWVINVKLGVQLIPATILAVIVGVGIGILNELGLWRPLRRRRTGLIAMLVVSIGLSLVLRYLILIFFSDRAEPFNDYQAQTQIGSGPFAITPVNLACILISIVVLLGVAVLLQRTRIGKAMRAVADNKDLAESSGIDVDRVILFVWALAGGLATLGGVMFALSELGGRVQWEMGFKLLLLMFAGITLGGLGTAYGALLGCLIVGLLVQLSTYILSPDLKYIGGLLILIIILTIRPQGILGSRARIG; via the coding sequence ATGCTGCTTCTCGTCGCGGCGTCGATACTGTGCGGCCTTTTCGGTACGGCCACCGCCTCGGCCGCCCCCGGCGACGAGGTCCGCGTCTTCGGCGTGCTGCGCAACGGCACCGAGAAGGTCGAAGGCGTCGACCTCGAGGCCAAGGACGCCTCGGGGGCCGTCGTCGGCACCGCGACCTCGTCGGCCACCGGTGCGTGGTCGATCAACGTGCCGCCCGGCCAGTACACGATCGTCATCGACACCGACTCACTCCCCGACGGCGTCGAGGTCCAGAAATCGGAGCTACCCGTCGACGTCAGCGGGGGCACGCCACGGCCGGTCATCTTCTCCTTCGGCGACGTGCGGACCGGCACCGAGGTGTCGGCGATCTCCGAACTGACGCGGCTGGCCATCGACGGGATCCGGTTCGGCCTGATCATCGCCATCACCGGCGTGGGACTCAGCCTCATCTTCGGCACGACGGGACTGACGAACTTCGCCCACGGCGAGCTGGTCACCCTCGGCGCGGTGATCGCGTGGGTCATCAACGTCAAGCTCGGTGTACAGCTGATCCCCGCGACGATCCTGGCGGTGATCGTCGGCGTCGGCATCGGGATCCTCAACGAACTCGGCCTGTGGAGACCGCTGCGAAGACGACGAACCGGGCTGATCGCCATGCTCGTCGTGTCGATCGGCCTGTCGCTCGTACTGCGCTACCTGATCCTGATCTTCTTCTCCGATCGGGCCGAACCGTTCAACGACTATCAGGCGCAGACCCAGATCGGCTCCGGCCCGTTCGCGATCACACCTGTGAACCTGGCGTGCATCCTCATCAGCATCGTGGTCCTGCTCGGGGTCGCCGTGCTGTTGCAGCGCACCAGGATCGGTAAGGCGATGCGCGCGGTGGCCGACAACAAGGACCTCGCCGAATCGTCGGGAATCGACGTCGACCGGGTCATCCTGTTCGTCTGGGCACTGGCGGGTGGTCTGGCGACACTCGGCGGCGTGATGTTCGCGCTCTCCGAACTCGGCGGCCGGGTCCAGTGGGAGATGGGATTCAAACTCCTCCTGTTGATGTTCGCCGGCATCACGCTCGGCGGGCTCGGCACGGCCTACGGCGCACTGCTCGGATGTCTCATCGTCGGCCTGCTGGTCCAGTTGTCGACCTACATCCTCAGTCCCGACCTGAAGTACATCGGAGGACTGCTGATCCTGATCATCATCCTGACCATCCGGCCCCAGGGCATTCTCGGATCTCGAGCGAGGATCGGCTGA
- a CDS encoding branched-chain amino acid ABC transporter permease: protein MDIISALQIAIAQLIGPSAIFYALLAIGLNLHFGYAGLLNFGQIAFALLGGYGVGIMAVNYDQPLWLGAIIGIAAAGMLAVVLGLPTLRLRADYLAIVTIAASEILRLVFRSTSTDDFTHSTNGIYAYAGSFFSISPFDNGKQYSFFGVKFLGGDLWSMVVGWIVVGLLCLMVYLLVRSPWGRVLKAVREDEDAARSLGKNAYFFKMQALVLGGCIGGLAGVFNAFATQSINPDFYSTAQTFFAYGALILGGAATVFGPVLGAMLFWFLLAVPDALLRQATSGDDPLLNLSAQQVGAFRYVLLGLAIILMMVFRPQGLLGNKREVQLDA from the coding sequence ATGGACATCATCTCAGCGCTCCAGATCGCGATCGCGCAGCTGATCGGCCCGTCGGCGATCTTCTACGCCCTGCTGGCCATCGGCCTGAACCTGCACTTCGGCTACGCCGGACTGCTCAACTTCGGCCAGATCGCCTTCGCATTGCTCGGCGGATACGGCGTCGGCATCATGGCCGTGAACTACGACCAGCCGTTGTGGCTCGGCGCGATCATCGGCATCGCCGCCGCCGGGATGCTCGCGGTCGTGCTGGGCCTGCCGACCCTGCGCCTGCGTGCGGACTATCTGGCGATCGTCACCATCGCGGCGTCGGAGATCCTGCGGCTGGTCTTCCGTTCGACCTCGACCGACGACTTCACCCACTCCACCAACGGCATCTACGCCTACGCGGGCAGCTTCTTCTCCATCAGCCCGTTCGACAACGGCAAGCAGTATTCGTTCTTCGGGGTCAAGTTCCTCGGCGGCGATCTGTGGTCGATGGTGGTCGGCTGGATCGTCGTCGGCCTGCTGTGCCTGATGGTGTACCTGCTCGTCCGCAGTCCCTGGGGCCGGGTGCTCAAAGCGGTCCGCGAAGACGAGGACGCCGCACGATCGCTGGGTAAGAACGCCTACTTCTTCAAGATGCAGGCCCTGGTGCTCGGCGGTTGTATCGGCGGCCTGGCGGGTGTCTTCAACGCCTTCGCCACCCAGTCGATCAACCCCGACTTCTACTCGACCGCGCAGACGTTCTTCGCCTACGGCGCCTTGATCCTCGGCGGAGCGGCGACGGTGTTCGGCCCGGTGCTCGGCGCCATGCTGTTCTGGTTCCTGCTCGCCGTTCCCGACGCACTGCTGCGGCAGGCCACATCCGGCGACGACCCGCTGCTGAATCTGTCGGCGCAACAGGTCGGTGCATTCCGCTACGTACTGCTCGGTCTGGCGATCATTCTGATGATGGTGTTCAGACCACAGGGACTGCTCGGGAACAAGAGGGAGGTGCAGCTCGATGCCTGA
- a CDS encoding ABC transporter ATP-binding protein — MPDDTTPRPGRHTAPGSEPAPSAGRAASSERSEAAASVEVTGRDHEAAPVRATRRDLTTLSASERSQLFAGVTPEPGSSKPDPIIVVDNISRTFGGIKAVQVDHLEVQRGAITGLIGPNGAGKTTFFNLITGFDKPDSGTWSLNGDSLGRMVPHQVARRGMVRTFQLTKALAKLTVLDNVRLGATGQRGEHFLAALAPWAWRKQEAEVTDRAHELLRRFKLEAKADDFAGSLSGGQRKLLEMARALMTDPEIVMLDEPMAGVNPALTQSLLEHIKSLRDEGVTVVFVEHDMDVIRDISDWVVVMAQGQVIAESLPDRLGDNEAVVDAYLGGHHDQALEFDDQGRPVGATAVLAEKVEAAIEATLEEGGDLSEVSELPPSAPDTKKDGR, encoded by the coding sequence ATGCCTGACGACACCACACCGCGTCCCGGCCGCCATACCGCCCCCGGCAGCGAACCGGCCCCCTCTGCTGGCCGAGCAGCGTCGTCCGAGCGTAGCGAGGCCGCCGCGTCCGTCGAGGTCACTGGCCGAGACCACGAAGCCGCTCCCGTCCGGGCGACACGCCGCGACCTCACCACGCTCTCCGCGTCGGAGCGGTCGCAGCTGTTCGCCGGTGTCACACCCGAACCCGGCTCGTCCAAACCCGATCCGATCATCGTGGTGGACAACATCTCCCGGACCTTCGGTGGCATCAAGGCGGTGCAGGTCGATCATCTCGAGGTACAGCGCGGCGCCATCACCGGCCTCATCGGACCCAACGGCGCGGGCAAGACCACCTTCTTCAACCTGATCACCGGATTCGACAAGCCCGACTCGGGCACTTGGTCGCTGAACGGGGACTCCCTCGGCCGGATGGTTCCCCACCAGGTGGCCCGCCGCGGGATGGTGCGTACCTTCCAGCTCACCAAGGCGCTCGCGAAACTCACCGTCCTCGACAACGTCCGGCTCGGCGCCACCGGACAGCGAGGCGAGCACTTCCTCGCCGCTCTCGCGCCCTGGGCATGGCGCAAGCAGGAAGCCGAGGTCACCGACCGCGCCCACGAACTGCTCCGGCGCTTCAAGCTCGAGGCCAAGGCCGACGACTTCGCCGGTTCACTGTCGGGCGGCCAGCGGAAGCTCCTGGAGATGGCACGCGCACTGATGACCGACCCCGAGATCGTGATGCTCGACGAGCCGATGGCCGGCGTCAACCCGGCGCTCACCCAGAGCCTGCTCGAGCACATCAAATCCCTGCGCGACGAGGGGGTCACGGTCGTCTTCGTCGAACACGACATGGACGTCATCCGCGACATCAGCGACTGGGTGGTGGTGATGGCCCAGGGCCAGGTCATCGCCGAGTCGCTCCCGGATCGACTGGGCGACAACGAGGCCGTCGTCGATGCGTACCTCGGCGGCCACCACGATCAGGCACTCGAGTTCGACGATCAGGGGCGTCCGGTCGGTGCGACCGCGGTGCTCGCGGAGAAGGTCGAGGCCGCCATCGAGGCCACACTCGAAGAAGGCGGGGATCTCTCGGAGGTCTCCGAGTTGCCACCGTCGGCGCCCGATACGAAGAAGGACGGACGATGA
- a CDS encoding ABC transporter ATP-binding protein, which produces MSTEPGSGQLTPAQLAATAEEHRKLAGDALLRADDITAGYLPGINILEECNFYLGDGEIVGIIGPNGAGKSTLLKTLFGLIPVREGSVTLRGDDITSAKAHVLVDKGVGYVPQTQNVFPALTIEENLEMGVYLRPKTFATRFEFVSELFPLLSERRKVKAGALSGGERQMVAMGRALMMDPAVLLLDEPSAGLSPMFQDEVFIRCKAINATGVSIIMVEQNARRCLQICDRGYVLDQGRNAYTDTGRNLANDPKIIELYLGTLAGSSEKK; this is translated from the coding sequence ATGAGCACCGAACCCGGGTCCGGGCAGTTGACGCCGGCGCAACTCGCGGCCACCGCCGAGGAACACCGCAAACTCGCCGGCGACGCACTGCTGCGCGCCGACGACATCACCGCCGGTTACCTTCCCGGCATCAACATCCTCGAGGAGTGCAACTTCTATCTCGGGGACGGCGAGATCGTCGGGATCATCGGCCCCAACGGCGCCGGCAAGTCGACTCTGCTGAAGACACTGTTCGGGCTGATCCCCGTCCGCGAGGGCTCGGTCACACTCCGCGGCGACGACATCACCTCGGCGAAGGCGCACGTCCTCGTCGACAAGGGTGTCGGCTACGTTCCGCAGACGCAGAACGTCTTCCCCGCGTTGACCATCGAAGAGAATCTCGAGATGGGCGTCTATCTGCGGCCCAAGACCTTCGCCACCAGGTTCGAGTTCGTGTCGGAGCTCTTCCCGCTTCTGTCCGAACGCCGGAAGGTCAAGGCGGGCGCGCTGTCGGGCGGCGAACGGCAGATGGTCGCGATGGGACGCGCCCTGATGATGGACCCCGCGGTGCTGCTGCTCGACGAGCCGTCCGCGGGCCTGTCCCCCATGTTCCAGGACGAGGTGTTCATCCGCTGCAAGGCGATCAACGCCACCGGCGTCTCGATCATCATGGTCGAGCAGAACGCCCGCCGGTGCCTACAGATCTGCGACCGCGGGTACGTGCTCGACCAGGGCCGCAACGCCTACACCGACACCGGCCGCAACCTCGCCAACGATCCGAAGATCATCGAGCTCTACCTCGGGACCCTCGCGGGCAGCTCGGAGAAGAAGTGA
- a CDS encoding ABC transporter substrate-binding protein, with product MSLRFIRSGAVVMTAAAALVVAGCSSSDSGSEGGSEASSSAAVESTPAPPGLGLAQKLACNPPKATPGPASTEALKIGTLLPATGSLAFLGPPMEAGVELAVKDINAAGGVLDKPVELVTGDSGDTTTDTANATVDRELSAGTQVIIGAASSSVSLKVIDKVANAGAVMFSPANTSDEFTCYQDKGQYFRTAPADVLQAQALSQTMAEDGVQRVSILALNDPYGTGLADNTVRDLEAAGVPADQIQKIIYDPNAQSFNAEVDQVKNFNPDGIAIIGFEESAKIITRMHEVGIGPSDGKLVYGVDGNMGNALGESVGPGLLAGMKGTTPLTQTSGDFQAALKELDSELIDFNYAGESYDAAVLSALAATAAKSTDGRTIAANIIGVTNGDENCDSYQACLELLNGGKTIAYVGKTGNLAFNAAGEPSVGSYGVLEFDDKNALLTPTRKYVSVAAQ from the coding sequence ATGTCCTTACGCTTTATCAGGAGCGGGGCAGTGGTCATGACCGCCGCGGCAGCACTCGTGGTCGCCGGCTGCAGCAGTTCCGACTCGGGTTCCGAGGGAGGTTCCGAGGCGTCGTCGAGCGCCGCCGTCGAGTCCACTCCGGCCCCTCCGGGCCTCGGCCTCGCCCAGAAACTGGCGTGCAACCCGCCGAAGGCCACCCCCGGCCCGGCCAGTACCGAAGCGCTGAAGATCGGCACCCTGCTCCCGGCGACCGGATCGCTCGCCTTCCTCGGGCCGCCCATGGAGGCGGGTGTGGAGCTCGCGGTGAAGGACATCAACGCAGCGGGCGGTGTGTTGGACAAGCCCGTCGAACTCGTCACCGGTGACTCCGGCGACACCACCACCGACACGGCGAACGCAACCGTCGACCGCGAACTCAGCGCCGGCACACAGGTCATCATCGGCGCGGCCTCGTCGTCGGTGTCGCTGAAGGTCATCGACAAGGTCGCCAACGCGGGCGCGGTCATGTTCTCGCCCGCGAACACCTCCGACGAGTTCACCTGCTACCAGGACAAAGGTCAGTACTTCCGCACCGCGCCGGCGGATGTCCTGCAGGCGCAGGCACTCTCGCAGACGATGGCCGAGGACGGCGTGCAGCGTGTGTCGATCCTCGCCCTCAACGATCCGTACGGAACGGGACTGGCCGACAACACGGTTCGCGATCTCGAGGCCGCGGGCGTCCCGGCGGACCAGATCCAGAAGATCATCTACGATCCGAACGCCCAGTCGTTCAACGCCGAGGTCGACCAGGTGAAGAACTTCAACCCGGACGGCATCGCGATCATCGGTTTCGAGGAGAGCGCCAAGATCATCACGCGTATGCACGAGGTCGGCATCGGTCCCAGCGACGGCAAGCTCGTGTACGGCGTCGACGGCAACATGGGCAACGCGCTCGGCGAGTCGGTCGGCCCGGGTCTCCTCGCCGGCATGAAGGGCACCACGCCGCTCACTCAGACCAGCGGTGACTTCCAGGCGGCTCTGAAGGAGCTCGACAGCGAACTCATCGACTTCAACTACGCCGGTGAGAGCTACGACGCTGCCGTACTGAGCGCACTCGCGGCCACGGCCGCCAAGTCGACCGACGGTCGGACGATCGCGGCCAACATCATCGGCGTGACCAACGGCGATGAGAACTGCGACTCGTACCAGGCCTGCCTGGAGCTGCTGAACGGCGGCAAGACGATCGCCTACGTCGGCAAGACCGGCAACCTGGCCTTCAACGCCGCCGGCGAGCCGAGTGTCGGCTCGTACGGTGTGCTCGAGTTCGACGACAAGAACGCACTGCTCACCCCGACGCGCAAGTACGTCTCGGTCGCAGCGCAGTAA
- a CDS encoding ANTAR domain-containing response regulator, producing MVTVTDSATTAAGETTTTHRVLVAEDDSLIRMDLIEMLREEGYDVVGEAPNGKVAVELTESLSPDLVIMDIKMPVRDGIDAATEIAEKRLAPVVMLTAFSQRDFIDKARDAGAMAYLVKPFTKADLVPAIEVAVSRYQELKQLEREVATMNERLETRKLVERAKGLLMEKQALSEPEAFKWIQRAAMDRRTTMKAVAQVVVETLGTD from the coding sequence ATGGTGACGGTGACCGACAGTGCGACGACTGCAGCCGGTGAGACCACGACAACCCACCGAGTTCTGGTGGCCGAGGACGATTCGTTGATCCGGATGGATCTGATCGAAATGCTCCGCGAGGAGGGGTACGACGTCGTCGGTGAAGCGCCGAACGGGAAGGTCGCCGTGGAACTGACCGAATCGCTGTCGCCCGACCTCGTGATCATGGACATCAAGATGCCGGTGCGTGACGGTATCGACGCCGCGACCGAGATCGCCGAGAAGCGCCTCGCGCCCGTTGTCATGCTGACGGCGTTCAGCCAGCGGGACTTCATCGACAAGGCGCGCGATGCCGGCGCCATGGCCTACCTGGTCAAACCTTTCACCAAGGCCGATCTGGTTCCGGCCATAGAGGTGGCGGTGAGCCGTTATCAGGAGCTCAAGCAGCTCGAGCGCGAAGTCGCGACCATGAACGAGCGGTTGGAGACCCGAAAACTCGTCGAGCGGGCGAAGGGCCTCCTGATGGAGAAGCAGGCCCTCTCCGAGCCCGAAGCGTTCAAATGGATCCAGCGTGCGGCCATGGATCGCAGGACCACCATGAAAGCCGTTGCGCAGGTTGTGGTGGAGACCCTCGGGACCGACTGA